The following DNA comes from Puniceicoccus vermicola.
GCCTTCAATCTGCTTCCAAAGAATGTCGTCATCATATTTTCTTGCTAGACTCGGGTTAATCAAATGAAGCGCTCCATATGCCCATTTCTGGTCGTAACAATTTGAACCCACTGGAAGGTATTTTTCCAAGTAGTCTATGATTACTTGCTGGGATTCTTCGCTATTGATTCTCGCAAGTGCAATTAGGTGAAATTCACCTGAAAAGCAGCATCTCGAAGGAATCAAATTCTCTCTCATTTTTTTGATAAATGAAGATTCCTTGCGAAGAGCAACGATCCAGCTTGCAACGATAGCTTCTCGCCACCCTCTTCCCAGAAGCTCTTGAATGTCTTTGTCGCTCAATTCTGAACATGCGCGATTAGAAGTTTCGATGAACGCTTCGTTTTCTTCTTTTACGAAGTTGCCATGAAGAACCTTCATATAGAGTGGCTTGATGTATTCTTCAATGATGTCGCTCATTTTTTTGCAGAACGTGGAGGCTAGGCGACCCGGCCCGAGAGGTCCA
Coding sequences within:
- a CDS encoding DUF6000 family protein, whose protein sequence is MSDIIEEYIKPLYMKVLHGNFVKEENEAFIETSNRACSELSDKDIQELLGRGWREAIVASWIVALRKESSFIKKMRENLIPSRCCFSGEFHLIALARINSEESQQVIIDYLEKYLPVGSNCYDQKWAYGALHLINPSLARKYDDDILWKQIEGGKEFGIMDRMKGIDKVRSVFDFIESNFNDLKQNQSLLDNA